From the Chiloscyllium plagiosum isolate BGI_BamShark_2017 chromosome 10, ASM401019v2, whole genome shotgun sequence genome, the window NNNNNNNNNNNNNNNNNNNNNNNNNNNNNNNNNNNNNNNNNNNNNNNNNNNNNNNNNNNNNNNNNNNNNNNNNNNNNNNNNNNNNNNNNNNNNNNNNNNNNNNNNNNNNNNNNNNNNNNNNNNNNNNNNNNNNNNNNNNNNNNNNNNNNNNNNNNNNNNNNNNNNNNNNNNNNNNNNNNNNNNNNNNNNNNNNNNNNNNNNNNNNNNNNNNNNNNNNNNNNNNcagactggcacattccaaggtccaggactacgtattgagggacacgctgaagcttggggtagctgccgccaaggcgcggtggggaaagaccactgtgtaaagtctgcctgcctaaagaagaacagggggcccgcgcagtcatttgggctctgctgatgcctcagcaaTAAAATATACTCGTACAGACCTATAactaggaatgattactctgttttcggtatgcaaacaaatggaatgtttacatatgtatggcatgtccaattgtacagatcatcaaagtattttatgaataaagtatatttttgaaattaaaaaaatgttgagaCTATAACTTCTTCAGCCCTTCTAATCTCAACCTGTAAGCCTGTTTCATTTTCACTCTGTGTTTAAGGGATTTGTTtgttgggactgttgtatatttTTGGGATAGCATAATTAAGCAtaaaaatcttctccaaactcgttAACACATAATTAAGTCTACTTTGGATAGACTGACTCCTGTggatattctgttctttgtgtttcattctgtaatttagtgaataaatttttgtctgttttaacctggtagtcaacccagctaacttactccgggtaattttaaCTGGACACTTACCAAAGGaaattgcaaagttacagtctCGGCTGCCTGCTtaggaatgttttgagtgatctggcctagtCCTTAATACAGTTTCAGACAAGCCAGTGattaacacaaacaaaaacagaaaaggttGGAAAAGCTCCGCTGGTCTGGCAGTATATTGTGGAGAGTTGtcatttcgggttcagtgactctCCCTCAGAACGTCAGAAGTGATTAAAACTGTTTTCTATTTGCTTTTACTTTCTTAAAATTCGTTATAGGTCTTTTGCCACTTGACTTAATGACTCAATCTATTGTGAAATCTGGTTAAATGTGACCTATAAGCAATGATGAAAGTCACACATTAACATTCATTAGTTACAATCGATAAATTGTTGTTTCTGTTGAATTTCTCTAGGTTTTCCCATCAGACAATACGCACGGCATGTATAATGCACATGGAAATACTTCTCAAGGTGCATTAATCATCTTCTAGGTATGTGTGACTTTGCTCTTTCACGGTTTGGTGCCAAATAAAAAACAGAACAGAGGCTATGTTTTCTTCAGAAAGCGGTTACTACTCACATCCTGTTCCCACCCACACATCCAGTAGCTCGTCCAGCAGCAAGATTGAACTTGCGAGTTCCCCAGCCCTCTCTCAGACTTGGCTCCGTGGAGACTTGGGGGGGCGGGAGGTGCTAATTGGACAGGAGTGTGCTGGTCTGGATGTGGGGTGAAGGGGTGGGAGGGGACGTGGAATGCAATCGTgaggagggagggacagagagagaaacccCAGTGTTGTAAGGGTAACTGAGGTTTTTATTCTTGAGTGGGAGAGGATTGGGCTTTCAttgggggaggagggtggggggggataCTAGCCTTACGTCAGCCCGGACCAAAGGGGAGGGAAGGAAGTGTGGGAACCCCACATGGGGCTCTTTCCCTCAGGTCGGAAGGAGTGGAACTCTGTTTGTCCCTGAGTTTAAGGTGGGTAGGAAATCTGTTGGAGAGTGTCCCGCCGAttgaggagagggagggagagagagagagagagagttgcccATCTCCCATCTCCCTTGCTGGAGGACAGCCCCGCTATGTGCAATGATAGCTACTGGAACTCTACGACAGTGTGCCCCGGCGCCGGACCGGCTGTCAGCGCCATCATGTTCGTCACCGGCGTCCTGGGCAATGTGTTGGCGCTGGTGGTGCTGGCTCTGCACAAGAGGGGCAGCCGCAGCCGGGTGTCCCTGTTCCACATCCTGGTGAGCAGCCTGATCGTCACCGACCTGATGGGGAACCTGCTCATCAGCCCCGTGGTGCTGGCCGCCTATGCCAGCGGCTTCTCGCTCATGCACCTCCGGCTCTGCGACTACTGCGCCTTCGCCATGGCTTTCTTCGGGCTCAGCTCCATGTTGATCCTGTTCGCCATGGCCCTGGAGCGCTACCTGTCCATTGGCTGCCCTTACTTCTACTCGCGGCACGCCAACCGGCGCACCGGCCTGGTCACCATCCCGCTCATCTACGGCTTCTGCATCGTGTTCTGCTCGCTGCCGCTCTTCCACACCGGCCCGTACGCCCAGTACTACCCGGGGACCTGGTGCTTCATCATGATGCACACCAAATGCCAGCCGGCCAAGGTGCGCCTCTACTCCCTGTCCTACGCCATCCTCATGAAGGTGCTGATCATTTCCATCTTACTGTGCAACGTCTCGGTTATTATCAACCTCTGCCGCATGTACCAGAGGCAGAGGTCACGGAGATGCTCCAGGCAGTCCAGCGCCAGGAGAGATCACAGTGCTCAAGCCGAGGAAGTGGACCACCTCATTCTTTTAGCCATCATGACGATTACTTTCGTGATCTGCTCTGTGCCCCTCACGGTGAGTCTCAGTCTGGCCCctggtgtcactgagcagctgcacattggggtttttttttggggAGGGGAGAAGTTGAACAATCCAGAGGTCATGATTTACGTTGATGCCAATGACCTCGGTAAAAAGAGGGATGAGGGGTCCTGAAAGCAGAGCTTAGGCAGCATCTCTCTCACACTCCCGCCCTGGGCTGTTGGCGTGCGCCTTCCTGAGAGGGCCTTGATGGGAACAAGCGCGCCAACGAGTTTCAGTCTTACTTGTTTATTAAATTGGATGTGAGAAAGTAACAGGGCGAGCAAAAGGGACGCGCACCCTTACCGATCATCCAGAGGGCTTTCGTAACCAACAAAAAGCGCATTTCCTCAAAGGAACAAAATAATTTTACTGAGGAACGGTATAATCGAGCTCACCAAGCCCCTTCTTAGAGTTTCTGACCAGCTTGTGATAGCAACTTATTTACCATCCATGGAAACTTAAGAGTCTTTGGAAATGAATGGATGGAGAAAAGTTTGGAAAGCACGGACAACTATTTAAGGCGTTGAAGAAACTGAAATCTAATCACAATGTCTATGGCAGAGAATATCAATAGAAAATTTTCAACAGACTAGTATGTTTTATCCTTACAAGATAATAGTTATTTTACAATTTGGGCAACAGTAGAATTTTCATGGAGCAGAAACCTTAATTTTTTTCAACTTGACATTCCATTTAATTCTCAAAATTagtaatattttgttttcattttgtatttgatTTGTTTGAGTTAATATTATGTGAAATCAATTTAATGATTATGAATCCACAAAGGTGAGAACTATTTGGAAAGCACGTAGTTCTATGGCAAGTGAGGTGCCAACAGGCAAAATAGAAATGTGTTCCACCTCAGGAGTAACTGGCAGGTAGCACCAGAGTCTTATGAGTCTGTCTGGCTTTCCACTTTGGTTATTGTTGAGGGTGGTGGTTCCTCAGAAATGTAGAATCTGGAAAGTTTGTGGCACCACAAGGATTAATTATACATGTGGCCTTGGGGGAAGGGTTGTGGATGAGAGTTAAAAGGCAATAGTGGTAGGATATGTAATTGTTCGGGGAATGCAGAATGCATTTTTGCAGCCTTAGACCTGATTACAGGATAGCACATTGCAGCCTCAGTGCCTGCtacaaggatgtcactgagcagctgcagGGTGTTTTTTTGGGAGAAGTTGTACAATCCAGAGGTCATGGTTTACATTGATACCAATAACATAGATAAaaagagggatgaggtcctgatAGCAGAGTTTAGGCAGCAAGGAAAGGCGGATGTAAATAAGGACCTTTAAGACAGTAACCTCAAGATTACTCTCACCACCACATGCTAGTGAGCATAGAAATAATAATTTTGAGCAAATTACCATGTGCCTGGCGAGGAAGAAAGGCTTTAGATTTCTGGGGTATTAGGTTCACATCTGGGACAGGTCAATCCTGCACAAGGAGGACAGTCACAGCTTAGCAAGATTGGGACTAATATCTGCACAGGGGGATTTGCTTGTGTTCTTAGAAAACGTTTAAACCAACTTATAAGGGgaaattgaaaattgaaatggAATTCAGATAGTGCAAAACTAAGCTGGGCAATGAGATTAGAAAAATAACAAGCAAAAGTAGAACCAGAAACAAAGGCCAACATCAAAAAGAGTAAATGACAgaatgtggagggagtgcagcacggATTTAttggattgattcctgggatggcaggactgaagtatgaagagagattggatcagttaagattatattcactggaatgtcgaagaatgaggagggatgtcatagaaacttttaaaattctaacaggacgagacagaaagaatgtttcaaatggccagggagtccagaaacaTGGGGCACAGTCTAAGTAGATGAGCTTGGCtatttagcactgagatgaggagaaatttcttcacccagagaatgatgAACCTatagaattctctgtcacagaaatcagttgaggccaaacattgaatgttttcaagaaggagttagatatagttcttagggttaaaagGATcagaggatatggggagaaagctggaacTGGGAATTGatatggatgatcagccattattagattgaatggtggagcagattcaaaggaccaaatggcttactcttcctattttctgtttctaatgtTGCAAAGACAGAATTAAGGAAACCATTTGAATACATACAACATTTACAACAAGTTAGGTGACTCAATAGcacaaataaaaatgaacagGTGTGATCTAGTTGCCTTTGTGGCAATCTGGCTGATGGGCAATAAAAGTTGGAGTCTCTATACTTAAGGATATTCAACATTTAGAAAGGACAgaccaaaaggaaaaggaaatcgGATACAGTACATTTGTGAGAGAGGACGTTCAGTTGGTAGGATAGAACTCACAGTTTGTTTGGGTGGTTCTGAGAAACAGCAAGGGGCAGAAAACATTGGTAAGAGGTGTTTATAGACCAGAGAATACTAGTCTTAATGTGGCACACAGAATAAACATGGTATAAGCTAGGA encodes:
- the LOC122553602 gene encoding prostaglandin E2 receptor EP2 subtype-like codes for the protein MCNDSYWNSTTVCPGAGPAVSAIMFVTGVLGNVLALVVLALHKRGSRSRVSLFHILVSSLIVTDLMGNLLISPVVLAAYASGFSLMHLRLCDYCAFAMAFFGLSSMLILFAMALERYLSIGCPYFYSRHANRRTGLVTIPLIYGFCIVFCSLPLFHTGPYAQYYPGTWCFIMMHTKCQPAKVRLYSLSYAILMKVLIISILLCNVSVIINLCRMYQRQRSRRCSRQSSARRDHSAQAEEVDHLILLAIMTITFVICSVPLTVRTYIGAISQQRNNEADLTALRCLSFNSIIDPWVFIILNTSIVKKTLSKILYCKVTSKGHKAQTTVFIRNETFE